TTTTAATGTACTACGATACAGACTTATACCGAAATTCGAGTTAATGATTTACAGAGAAAGATGTAAGTTAATATAAATTTAGGAGTTAGATCAATAGACGAGGATTATTATCAGAAGTAAAAAAATCAGGGGAAAACGCCTTTTTCAGACGCTTTCTCCCCTGGATTTAGGCATCGAACAGTTTCCATGAAAAACCGCGCCCTCATTAATAATCAGGTCGCTGGTCTTCAGATCTCCAATCAAAGATGAATCGGCTTCCAGCTCCACCCTGTCTTCAACTGATAAATTTCCTGTAACCTTTCCACCGATTATTGCACTCTTTGCAACAATATCAGCCTCTACAATACCAGTGTTTCCTATTGTAATGATTTCCGTTGTATGAATCTTTCCCTTAAACGACCCATCAATTCTCAAACTATGAGGAACACTAATGGTTCCCTCAAAAACAGTCCCTTCTCCAAGTATAGTGTATAACCCTTTTGTGTTCCCTTTTTCCATGATCACTCCTTTATCAGGCTATTTCTGATGGACTAGTAGATGTTTTGATGGATCGATATTCTTCCCGTCCTTTATAATTTCATAATGAAGATGCGGTGCTGTTGATCTCCCCGTATTCCCGACAAGAGCAACAGTCTGACCCTTTCTAACCTTTTCATTCTCATTAACCAGAATCTTTGAACAATGGCTGTATTTTGTCATAAACCCATAATCATGTCTTAAAATCACACTTAGACCAAATATTTTATCATTCTGTATAGCTTCAACTGTTCCTGAAGCTGTTGCCCGGATAGGAGTACCCAGCGCAGCCGCGAAATCCAAACCCTGATGACCATCCTGTACACCCATCGAATCTGTAGAAAATTGACGTGTAATCCAACCTTCTACGGGCGGAATATTGGGAATTGATGAAGACAGGTCAGCGGAGGAATCAATGGCCGGTAACTGTGCTCTTGTCATCTCCGGAATACTTTTATCCTCATCAACCTCTCTTTTCTGTATTGAAGATTTTTTCGCTTTTTCTTCTGGAACACTAACTATTTCATCCGGTAAAGCAAGCTGATGAATATATTTCGATAACTGTTCAATACTTTCCAGTTTTACAGATAAACGCTTAAGATTCTCGTTTTCTCTGGACAGCTCTACGTTTTCCATCTTAATAAGATGCGTCAGTTGTAATTTAGCAGCTATTTCACCAGACTTGTATAACAACAAAATCATTCCGGTGATAAAGAGAACAGAAAAAATTAATAGTGACCGGAGCACATACTTATGTATCTTTAAGGTAAAAGTCTTACCATTATCATCAGGAATAAACATCAATGTGTAATGTTTTGACTTATTCATTTTAACAATATATCTACCAGGCGTACCAGATCAGATTTACTGAAATACTCTATCTCGATTTTTCCCTTCTCAGTGCTTGATTCTTTGATTGAAACCGGTGTACCAAACTTGTAAGTCAAACGCTGAAGGACATCTGCCATGTCCGGATCACTTTGTTTTTCTCTTTTCTCTGAAGGAACCTTTTTCTTTTTTTCTTCCTTTTTCCCCTGAGATTCTTTTTCCACATCTCTTACTGACAACTGCTCTTCCACAATTTTCTTTGCCAGTTCAATCTGTTTTTCTTCCTCTTCAATGGCGAGAAGTGCGCGTGCATGACCCATCGTAATCTGGTCTTTTCTCAACATCTGCTGAACCGCATCGGGAAGATTAAGCAAGCGGAGAGTATTTGTAATTGCTGTTCTGCTCTTACCCAGTTGCTTTGAAAGCTCATCATGAGTATAGTTGCATTCAAGAAGCAGTTTCTGGTAGGCAATGGCTTTCTCAATCTCATTTAGCTCTTCACGCTGGATGTTCTCAACCAGAGCTAACTCAAGCATTTCCCTGTCAGTAACCTTGTTTTTTACAATACAGGGAATTTTGTCTTTTTTCAGATGACAAAAAGCGCGAAATCGCCTTTCACCGGAGATTATCTCATAATGGTTTTCTTTCTGCCTTACTACAACCGGCTGCAGAAGTCCTTGATTTTGAATGCTTTCGGCAAGACCTTCAATTTCTTTCTCGTTAAAATCTATCCTTGGTTGAAAAGGATTTGTTTTAATTGATGAAATATCGATATAGTGGATCTCTTCTGAACCGCTATGGTCTTCACTCTGGGTAGGAATCAGATTAGAAAGACCCCTTCCCAATGCTCTTCTTGTCCCTTGTTTATTCATTCTGCATGATTTCCTTAGCTAAATTGAGATAATTCTCTGCACCAGAAGACATAATATCGTACAAAATGATCGGTTTTCCAAAAGATGGAGCTTCACTCAATTTCACATTTCTGTTTATTACCACATCAAAAACCCGCCCTGAGAAACAGCTTCTAACGTCCTCTGCCACCTGTCTTGACAGATTTAAGCGGTTATCGTACATAGTCAGCAGTGCACCCTCTATAACCAGTTTGGAATTAAGGCTTTTTTGAACAAGGCGAATTGTATTCAACAATTCAGCCAATCCTTCAAGGGCATAATACTCACACTGTATGGGAATAAGAACTGAATCCGCAGCAGTTAAAACATTAACCGTGAGCAATCCTAAAGATGGAGGTGAATCAATAATTATGTAATCATATTTTTCCCGGACAGTTGAAATTGCGGAATCAAGACGTTTTTCCCGGGCGATGGTATTGACCAGCTCTATTTCAGCCCCCGCAAGATCAGGTGTTGATGGAGCAAGATCGAGATATTGAATTGGTTCACAATCTACAACGATATTTTCAAGGCTGATCTCCTCTGAACCATCTATATTTCCTGTGATAACATCATAAATAGAACGTTCTATTTCATTTTTATCCAATCCCAATCCAGTAGTAGCATTAGATTGTGGATCCATATCCACGATGAGAGTTCTTCTTTCAGCAGCCGACAGACAAGCTGCTAAATTAATCGATGTTGTAGTCTTACCAACCCCGCCTTTTTGATTACACACGGCTATAACTTTAGCCACAAAATATCCCCTTAGTTACAAAATATGCACACCTTATCCACAATATTAATATTGTGATGGTACTGACCCTTAAACAGCATAGAAATAGAATAAAATCAATGGTTTAGAAAAACCGTTCCGTTTCCGGGCTTTATTTTATGCACACTTTTCAACATTTTATTTTATAATTTCCAGTGAAACCAGATTTAATCCAAGGATCTGATTTCCCAGATCATATTCTGCGATTTCACTGATTTTAATTCTATCTTTTTCTTTATTTGCAGTTATAAAATCCAGTTCTGATACAAATTGTTTTGTTTTAAATGTGTACATATGCCCATCAGGAGCAAGCAGTGGTTTGGCAAGCTGGGAAAACTTCTGTAAAGAACCAACTCCCCGGCTTAAAATGTAATCAAACTTTTTTTCCTCTGGATTAAGTCTTTCAACTCTACCATTAAATATCGTAACATTATCAAAATTCAGTTCTTTTTTTACTTCCTTTAAGAAAGCTGCTTTCTGACGGTTAGAGTCGGCAAGAACAAAAGTAAGATCAGGACGGAAAATTCTGATAGGTATTGAGGGAAATCCTCCTCCGGAACCAATATCCAAAACGGTTGCATTCTTTTTAAACCCGAAAAGCAAAAGCGGTTGCAAAGAATCACAAAAATGGCGGCGGAAAAGATTATCTTCATCGTTCTTGGAGATCAGACCCGCAACATCATTCCACTTTAGAATTAAGCAGGTGTAAGCAAGAATTAGCTCTCGCTGATCCAGGTCTGGTGTAAGACCAAGGCGCTCGAGTTCCTTAAGTTCATAACAAGCTTTTGCCCTGTTAAGATATGGTTTTAATGCTTTGTTCATACGCCACTTTCCATTGTTTCACGTGAAACGTTAACATGACGATATTTTGATAGGTGAATTAACAAAACTGATATATCCGATGGTGTAACTCCCTGGATCCTTGATGCCTGACCGAGTGTCTGAGGACGTATCTTGTTTAACTTTATCTTTGATTCCGTCAACAAACCATTTACCTGTGAATAATCCATGTTTTCCGGAATATTGACTGATTCATACTTTTTTATTCTCTCGATTTCAAAGAGATGCTTTTCTATGAAGCCTTGATACTTAATATCCGATTCCACCGATACAGTAAGAAATTCACTATCCACAGAACTGATATCGATACATTCAGATAGATCCTTGATGCATATTCCAGGACGTTTTAGAAGATCTAATGCACTCACAGGATGACTTATCTTTTCGTTCCTGTTTTCGTTCCACAAATCAGGATCGATCTTTTCGTTCCTGAAATTATCCATTATTCTTCTCTTTTTATCCCAGATTTTATTTCTTTTTTCGTAAATCTCTTTATCCAGATATCCTGCATTATAAGATAATGGCATCAGCCTCTCATCGCAGTTATCCTGTCTTAAAATCAACCTGTATTCTGCTCTGGATGTAAACATTCTGTACGGTTCTTCTGTTCCTCTTGTTACCAGATCGTCAATTAAAACACCCGTATATGATGAATCTCTGCTCAAGACAAATTCCTGCTCATTCAGAACTTTCTGACTCGCGTTAATCCCCGCTATTAAACCCTGACAAGCAGCTTCTTCATATCCAGAGGTTCCATTTATCTGGCCGGCAAAGTACAGATTTTCTACTATCTTCGATTCAAGAGTCGGCTTTAATTGCAGTGGCTGGAAGAAATCGTACTCTATACCATAGCCCGGTCGAACAATTTTGGCTTTTTCAAAGCCTTTTAAACTGCTGACCATCCTTACTTGAACATCAAATGGGAGAGATGTTGACAATCCGTTCAAATACATCTCATTATGTTCAAGACTCTCTGGTTCTAAAAATAATGTATGACCATCTCTTTCTCCAAACCTTACTACCTTATCTTCAATCGATGGACAATACCTTGGACCGATACTACTGATTTTTCCAGCATATAATGGGGATCTGTCCATGTTATCCATTATAATCTGGTGCGTTTCGTGATTTGTTCTTCCTATCCAGCATAAGGTCTTGTTTGTTAACTTATGTTCCGTAGAAAAAGAAAATGGCCAGGGGTTATTATCCCCTTCCTGCTTTATCAGGGAATCAAAATCTACAGTTCGTCCATCTATCCTTGGAGATGTTCCGGTTTTCAGTCTGCTGCTTTTTATTCCAAGCTCCCTGATACTTTCAGTTAGCCCACATGAAGGATGCTCCCCCATTCTTCCGCAAGGAAAAGAATTCAACCCGATATGAGCAATTCCATTAAGAAAAGTTCCTGCAGCCAAAATCACTGCTCCGGATTGTATTTCTTCTCCTGAATCGAGTATTACTCCAGTAACTTTCCTGTTATCACTTGTGATTCTTTTTACCACTCCTTGAAAGAGTGTGAGATTCTTACACTCTTCCAGAAGCTTTCGGGCGACCTTTCTATATACAACTTTATCAGCCTGGGCTCTGTTTCCCCAGACCGCCGAACCTTTACTTCGATTCAGCATTTTGAAATGAATCCCGGCACAATCAATAATTTTTCCCATCAATCCACCGAGAGCATCTATTTCTCTTGCAATGTTTCCCTTTGCCACTCCTCCAATGGAGGGATTACATGACATCTGTCCAATCAGATCAATATGACTGGTGATCATCATTACTGATAATCCTTTTTTAGTGGCAATGTGTGCCGCTTCAATTCCGGCATGGCCACCACCAATCACAATAATATCAAACCTCATTTTTTTCTTCTTTCGGGATCATAATTGTTTCACGTGAAACATTTATTTTCCAATACAGAAACTTTCAAAGATTCTGTTTAAAACTTCCTCATTGTCTCTTTTTCCGAGAATCTCTTCAACACTTTCAAGAGCAGTATTTAAATAGTGTGCAGCGATTTCTACTCTTTCCCAATTATTTATAGCATTTTTTATTTGTTCCATCATCTCTTCGGCAATTTTTTCCTGTCTCATGTTTCCGATCATATCAGGAATCTCAATACTCTCATTTAAGTTTCTGACCCTATTACTTATTTGATTAAATATGTCCGTTAAATTTAACTCATTTTTAAGAGATACTAACTCCGGGTTTATTTTCTCTCTCTTAAAGAATTTTTCTTTTTCTCCGTTTATTTTTTTATCTACCTTATTCAGGAGAAAAATCGTGTTTCGATTTTTAAGAACCTCTATCCATTCTTTTTCTTCTTCATATATTCTTTCATCAGCAGCTGAAACCCATATTACCAATCCTGCCTTTTCTATTTCTTCATTACTTTTTTTTATTCCTTCCATTTCAACCGGG
The DNA window shown above is from Fibrobacter sp. and carries:
- a CDS encoding ParB/RepB/Spo0J family partition protein codes for the protein MNKQGTRRALGRGLSNLIPTQSEDHSGSEEIHYIDISSIKTNPFQPRIDFNEKEIEGLAESIQNQGLLQPVVVRQKENHYEIISGERRFRAFCHLKKDKIPCIVKNKVTDREMLELALVENIQREELNEIEKAIAYQKLLLECNYTHDELSKQLGKSRTAITNTLRLLNLPDAVQQMLRKDQITMGHARALLAIEEEEKQIELAKKIVEEQLSVRDVEKESQGKKEEKKKKVPSEKREKQSDPDMADVLQRLTYKFGTPVSIKESSTEKGKIEIEYFSKSDLVRLVDILLK
- the mnmG gene encoding tRNA uridine-5-carboxymethylaminomethyl(34) synthesis enzyme MnmG, which encodes MRFDIIVIGGGHAGIEAAHIATKKGLSVMMITSHIDLIGQMSCNPSIGGVAKGNIAREIDALGGLMGKIIDCAGIHFKMLNRSKGSAVWGNRAQADKVVYRKVARKLLEECKNLTLFQGVVKRITSDNRKVTGVILDSGEEIQSGAVILAAGTFLNGIAHIGLNSFPCGRMGEHPSCGLTESIRELGIKSSRLKTGTSPRIDGRTVDFDSLIKQEGDNNPWPFSFSTEHKLTNKTLCWIGRTNHETHQIIMDNMDRSPLYAGKISSIGPRYCPSIEDKVVRFGERDGHTLFLEPESLEHNEMYLNGLSTSLPFDVQVRMVSSLKGFEKAKIVRPGYGIEYDFFQPLQLKPTLESKIVENLYFAGQINGTSGYEEAACQGLIAGINASQKVLNEQEFVLSRDSSYTGVLIDDLVTRGTEEPYRMFTSRAEYRLILRQDNCDERLMPLSYNAGYLDKEIYEKRNKIWDKKRRIMDNFRNEKIDPDLWNENRNEKISHPVSALDLLKRPGICIKDLSECIDISSVDSEFLTVSVESDIKYQGFIEKHLFEIERIKKYESVNIPENMDYSQVNGLLTESKIKLNKIRPQTLGQASRIQGVTPSDISVLLIHLSKYRHVNVSRETMESGV
- a CDS encoding polymer-forming cytoskeletal protein; the encoded protein is MEKGNTKGLYTILGEGTVFEGTISVPHSLRIDGSFKGKIHTTEIITIGNTGIVEADIVAKSAIIGGKVTGNLSVEDRVELEADSSLIGDLKTSDLIINEGAVFHGNCSMPKSRGESV
- a CDS encoding ParA family protein, encoding MAKVIAVCNQKGGVGKTTTSINLAACLSAAERRTLIVDMDPQSNATTGLGLDKNEIERSIYDVITGNIDGSEEISLENIVVDCEPIQYLDLAPSTPDLAGAEIELVNTIAREKRLDSAISTVREKYDYIIIDSPPSLGLLTVNVLTAADSVLIPIQCEYYALEGLAELLNTIRLVQKSLNSKLVIEGALLTMYDNRLNLSRQVAEDVRSCFSGRVFDVVINRNVKLSEAPSFGKPIILYDIMSSGAENYLNLAKEIMQNE
- a CDS encoding M23 family metallopeptidase, giving the protein MNKSKHYTLMFIPDDNGKTFTLKIHKYVLRSLLIFSVLFITGMILLLYKSGEIAAKLQLTHLIKMENVELSRENENLKRLSVKLESIEQLSKYIHQLALPDEIVSVPEEKAKKSSIQKREVDEDKSIPEMTRAQLPAIDSSADLSSSIPNIPPVEGWITRQFSTDSMGVQDGHQGLDFAAALGTPIRATASGTVEAIQNDKIFGLSVILRHDYGFMTKYSHCSKILVNENEKVRKGQTVALVGNTGRSTAPHLHYEIIKDGKNIDPSKHLLVHQK
- the rsmG gene encoding 16S rRNA (guanine(527)-N(7))-methyltransferase RsmG, coding for MNKALKPYLNRAKACYELKELERLGLTPDLDQRELILAYTCLILKWNDVAGLISKNDEDNLFRRHFCDSLQPLLLFGFKKNATVLDIGSGGGFPSIPIRIFRPDLTFVLADSNRQKAAFLKEVKKELNFDNVTIFNGRVERLNPEEKKFDYILSRGVGSLQKFSQLAKPLLAPDGHMYTFKTKQFVSELDFITANKEKDRIKISEIAEYDLGNQILGLNLVSLEIIK